The following are from one region of the Advenella mimigardefordensis DPN7 genome:
- a CDS encoding universal stress protein has protein sequence MFNKILLPIDGSDISARAANSGICFARQNSAEVIAINVTQPFSTLIGFDGMAASYAISDGDYEEAARKEAESYLKPVLDRAQTANVKATSLIISNYSVADGIVEAAKENGCDLIYIASHGRSGLSRLLLGSVTTKVLSLAHTSVLVYRLKEQSGS, from the coding sequence ATGTTCAATAAAATTCTTCTCCCTATCGACGGTTCGGACATTTCTGCGCGGGCAGCCAATTCAGGCATTTGCTTTGCACGGCAGAACAGCGCCGAGGTGATCGCCATCAATGTGACGCAACCCTTTTCAACATTGATCGGTTTTGACGGCATGGCCGCTTCCTACGCCATCTCTGATGGTGACTATGAAGAGGCTGCGCGCAAGGAGGCCGAGTCTTATCTGAAGCCGGTGCTGGATCGAGCCCAGACTGCAAATGTAAAAGCAACCTCGCTCATCATTTCCAATTACAGTGTTGCTGACGGTATTGTCGAAGCAGCCAAGGAAAATGGCTGCGATCTTATTTATATCGCCAGCCACGGTCGCAGCGGGCTATCCCGCCTGCTGCTCGGTAGCGTGACAACCAAAGTGCTGTCGCTGGCCCATACATCGGTATTGGTGTATCGGCTGAAAGAGCAAAGCGGCAGTTAA
- a CDS encoding sensor histidine kinase has product MKSRGSLSLTQRMALALTGAVTLFVVVLCILSLWAFDSMEDNLVDSTLLAERDRIVALDTHQANPTGAGVQESLNQPIRRWDIATPGDENQLPPMLRNLDVGAHFMHPGDDTWHVLVFMRDEGKTVLLYDATLNERRVHDFALIVIMAGLLCIGLSYFLARSVSRRITDPVQSLTQTLSTWAPGASNLSPSRNDEVGRLIEAFNRMQSQVEKSIAQEKEFSANLNHEIRTPLTTIRTDAELALEDAQILDETRMRLKRTISNVDLITDTLESTVHLKTQARQNPEPVNLHDCLENAWSTSTGDDELINLQLVNQLLPGEVMTVNRYAMQMIMRNLIRNALEHADATTLTVYLSGTRLYFEDNGKGIAQADLPRIFERYYSGHTRDTQPAEDDSLLAEAPQRRGLGLAIVQHICELEHWTIRAESSTQPGASMTRFILQVS; this is encoded by the coding sequence ATGAAAAGCCGCGGCTCATTGTCCTTAACGCAACGCATGGCGCTGGCACTGACCGGCGCCGTCACGCTTTTTGTCGTGGTCCTGTGCATCCTGTCGCTCTGGGCGTTCGACAGTATGGAAGACAATCTGGTGGACTCCACCCTGCTGGCTGAAAGGGACCGCATTGTTGCGCTGGACACCCATCAGGCCAATCCCACCGGTGCCGGCGTGCAGGAAAGTCTGAACCAGCCTATCCGACGCTGGGACATTGCCACGCCCGGAGACGAGAACCAGTTGCCACCCATGTTGCGCAACCTGGACGTTGGTGCACACTTCATGCATCCGGGCGACGATACCTGGCACGTACTGGTTTTTATGCGGGATGAAGGCAAAACGGTCCTGCTTTACGACGCAACCCTCAATGAGCGCCGCGTGCATGACTTTGCCCTCATCGTCATTATGGCAGGCCTGCTCTGCATCGGCCTATCGTATTTTCTGGCGCGCAGTGTCTCCAGGCGCATTACCGATCCGGTACAAAGCCTGACCCAGACCCTGTCCACGTGGGCGCCCGGCGCATCAAACCTCTCACCCAGCCGAAATGACGAAGTGGGTCGCCTGATCGAAGCGTTCAACCGAATGCAAAGCCAGGTGGAAAAATCCATTGCGCAGGAAAAGGAGTTTTCTGCCAATCTGAATCATGAAATACGTACACCACTTACCACGATTCGCACCGATGCCGAACTGGCGCTGGAAGACGCCCAGATACTTGACGAAACCCGCATGCGATTAAAGCGTACCATCAGCAATGTGGATCTGATTACCGACACACTGGAGAGTACCGTTCATCTGAAAACACAGGCGCGGCAAAACCCTGAGCCGGTCAACCTGCACGATTGCCTTGAAAATGCCTGGAGCACCAGCACCGGTGATGATGAGCTGATCAACTTGCAACTGGTCAACCAGTTGCTGCCGGGCGAAGTCATGACGGTTAATCGCTATGCGATGCAGATGATTATGCGCAACCTGATTCGCAACGCCCTGGAACATGCAGATGCCACGACCCTGACGGTCTATCTGTCGGGCACACGACTGTATTTCGAAGATAATGGCAAGGGTATTGCCCAGGCCGATCTGCCCCGAATTTTTGAACGTTATTATAGTGGGCACACACGTGATACACAGCCTGCAGAAGACGACAGCCTCCTTGCGGAGGCACCGCAGCGCCGCGGGTTGGGCCTGGCTATTGTGCAACACATTTGTGAACTGGAACACTGGACCATCCGCGCCGAATCGTCCACTCAGCCGGGTGCGTCCATGACGCGCTTTATATTGCAGGTATCATAA
- a CDS encoding TIGR01244 family sulfur transferase — protein MSTPITPLSDTLAVAPQLGAEDMAAVKAAGYRSVIINRPDYEGGDSQPASADVIKAGEQAGLTVVYQPVVSGAITPDDVRAFRQYLDTLPAPVLAYCRSGTRCTHLYNAAKQETSQS, from the coding sequence ATGTCAACACCCATTACCCCGTTAAGTGACACGCTGGCGGTCGCGCCTCAGCTGGGCGCTGAAGATATGGCCGCTGTCAAGGCAGCGGGCTATCGCAGTGTCATTATCAACCGTCCCGATTATGAAGGTGGTGACTCGCAGCCGGCTTCGGCCGATGTGATCAAAGCCGGTGAGCAGGCTGGTCTGACGGTGGTTTATCAGCCTGTCGTCAGTGGCGCCATTACACCCGATGACGTCAGGGCTTTTCGCCAATATCTTGACACCTTACCCGCACCGGTGCTGGCATACTGCCGCTCGGGTACGCGGTGCACGCATTTATATAATGCGGCTAAACAGGAAACATCGCAGTCTTAA